TGTGACTTGATTCTTCCATGAGGACAtctagaacatttttttcatggaagtgttaaaaaaaagttaatattctGAAATTCATCAAGCTGaaacacttcaaaaagaaaaagcattagtCTGATAAAGACAAATCAAAATTGTtcctccttctttttccccagtgtttgaagaaaagccaaaatacCCTCCTAGTCACTCTCAAGCAGTCCTGCAAACTATGCCTCCTGAGGATTATTCCTACAAGCAGTCGATTATTAACTTGTTCAAAAATGCTCCATTTGTACTTTTGCTGATCAGTTACGGTGAGTGGTGCTGTCTGGCTGTAGTCTGGCAGAACAGTTCAAATGTGTGCTAAAAGTACATCGTATTttagttgtggttttttttatggggAAGGGAGGGTCAAACTTTTACTTACTCAGCAGCCAATGCTGGAAAATCCGGCAGGATTCAAAATACCATTTAAAGGCCTGGTGAAGAGATTTTACTTGGCAGATAAAAAGTTTTGCCTCTAACGTGAGTCTTAAATATCAGAAGATTAACTCTAGGGTAGCAGATCTGTGTGTGTACCCCTGGAATgactgaagcttttcttttggtACTGCAGGTATTATGACTGGGGCATTTTATTCTGTCTCCACGTTATTAAACCAGATGATAGTAACTCATTATGAGGTAAGTTTCTTGGATCTtctttgggtgggtttttttttgtgtgttttgttttggttttgtttttttaactgtacaTTTGCAGAGGTGATGTTCATTATTATGAAGGTGCTATGTGTGCTCGGACATTTGGTTTCCTTTATACCCCCCTACAGTTTCTTGCACCATACAGCTGTGGGAGTCATAGGAATGTTTGTTTGCGCTTATGACTGCCAAGAGGTCTGAACTTGACTCTGAGTGGAAGCGAGTTATTAATGAGCACCATATAAATATTTGTTGAAAGGGAGAAGAAGTGAACGCTGGGAGAATTGGCTTGACACTGGTGGTGGCAGGAATGGTGGGTTCGATTATTTGTGGTTTGTGGCTGGATTACACTAAAACATACAAGTAAGTGTGGGTAGGCATGTATGGGGTTAGGGGTAGGAGAGCGGTGCTATTGCATTAGAAAAATACTGCGACGTAAGGGCTGAAGTGAACTGAAGATAAAGTGCAGTTCATCCGTGATCTTTTAGTGGCCTTGATGGAGACTAGTTTCTGAGGCTACAGCAAAAGCTTGAAACTCTTACTGGTTCTTGGCCCAAAGAAATGAGAGAAGAGAATGCAAAGATACGAAGGGGTTTTCCATCTACTCCTATCTCTTCAGGAGTGTAAGGCTAACAAGAAAAGCACTTTATATCCTACATACAGTGGCCGGGTGGCCCAGTGGACTCCTTCTCCTAGGAAAGCATAAAGGTTCAAAACTTACTCTGCATTGTTTTGTAAAACAGGCAGTTGATggattctcatttttttaattctaatcCTGGTCCTATTAGTAAGCATAACATTGCGTTAATTCAGGGGATGACCGTGGAGTAGAACTCTGTTCTGGGGTAGGAGCTTCTGGGTCTATCACCCATGGTGTGGTGCCCCTCAGCAGTGCTTCTTGTGCTGGGGTAGTTCTCCCCTGTGACTCTTAGTACATTATGGGCAAGAGCTCTAGAAACCTAATGGACGTTAATGCTGTAGATAGGCTTTGGTTTTGCTAGTGTGTTGGCTTATAAATAAGTGATGTGTGCTTTAATATTTTGGATGATATCCTTTATTCCAGACTTCAAATAAATAGAACAATGTAATGAGATTTGTTTGACTTGCCTCTTAGGCTGACTTTTATTGCTACTGGTGTTCGATTTGGCTGCACATGTATTGCAAAATGGGCAGCACTTCAGAATGGCCAAGAGGTGCAGTATAGTGGAGAACTAAAATAGTCTTAAGGTAACAGTATCTCCTGTGGTTGTCCACTCTTTTAAAGAGTCTGAGTAAGTGTCTGTAGCCTTGAGTGAAGCAGTCGTATAACCAAGGCAATAGTTTGGGAAGAGATACATTCTCATTACATGATACATTTGAGTCAGAATTACACAAAGCAAATTCTATAGCTGTAGAATGTCAGTTTTTAGGGAGTAAGTAATGTCTATGTTACTCTTCCATGCTTCAGCAATGTGCTATGACCTTATGTTAACAGTgttaattgttttcctttttttttggttgggttgcAGGCAAACTACTTTGATTGTTTACATTCTCTCATTCATTGGGTTGCTTGTATTTACTTTCACCCTGGACCTCGGATACCTTATAGTAGTGTTCGTGACTGGAGGAGTACTTGGGTGAGCACTTAAAGAGGACTGGAAGAGTTACTTCAGTTCTGTTCAGAAACAATATTTAACTGTTTtaactaaatgattctatgtatATTCTGTCACCATGCTCTCAACCTATGCCTATAGCTCACAGTACAGATAGGGTTTACTAGAGTTTTATCTTGTTACatcagaataaatataaaagtaaCTGACTTTCCAGTGAATTCCATTTAAGATTTTAATGGACCTAACAGAAGTCTGTATGTGATCAGTTTGTTTGGTTCGAATTCAAAAAGTTGTCTGCAGTAAAGCTGAATCTTTCTGTTGACCAGTTCATAAATGATTAGGGTTTGACTGAGCAAATCTAGGAAGGCTGGcttctgtgcatttttattaaTCTATGTTTTGATAACCCAAGCAACATGCTGGATGCTTTGTTTGCTCAGAAGAGCATGAGCATTTCTCATAGATATGTAATCTAAAAGCCCCAAAAGGTGCTTGGGGAATAGTGCTGTATCGAGACACAGCAGTCAAGGTAGAGCCGGAAATGTCTGGATAGTTTCAGTTTAATGACTAATCAATCAACCAACCTCAACTGCATTAAATCCCTGCTCTTTCTGTCACCTATCGGTCGCCTCAGCTTCTTCCACAGCACTTGCTAGCAGACATTCCAGTGTCCAGCCTCTCTCTCTACTGATGGTCTCTTTTTGTCCTCCAGCATGGATCTTTGGGCTGATCAAAGGATGGTGTTTGTGTatgtctttcattttgaaagtaattGGCTTCAGTTATGGAATGTTTTGTGGACTGGTCAGAGAAGGTTGTTTAATATGTAAGGAGTGGAGTGCAGGTTATTATGAGAAACAGGACAAATATGTTAAAACATCTTTGTCCAAAACAGAGAGACGTATAGCTAAAATGGTTGGGTGAGGTCAGGGGAATGAAGCAGGCAAAACAAGTATTGGATCATGTTAGGTCTTGAAAACAGACAGTTAAGAGTACCAGCTAATTCCTAATACCATGTGtttacatttgattttcttAGCTGTAGTAATAGATGAAGGCCACACCTGTCACCCTCTTACTCTTATCTTCAACAGGTTCTTCATGACTGGCTATCTCCCACTTGGGTTTGAATTCGCTGTGGAAATTACATACCCAGAATCTGAAGGCACTTCCTCCGGTCTCCTTAATGCATCAGCACAGGTTATATCATCTTATTTCTTCAAGTGAAGTAATGGTCAGGAAAGCCACTCTGCTCAAATCTAAGGTGGCTTTCTCAAACTTGGCTGCTAAGTCTCTGTCATGTTGCTGTAGccttaattttttaatctggTTATTTTAAGATGTGACCTGAAACTTTGCAAGGTAAAGTGATGACTGTTTTCAATGTGATCCTGATGAaatgatttgtttgtttatagaTATTTGGAATTGTCTTCACGCTTGTTCAAGGAAAGCTCACAACAGACTACAGTCCTCGTGCAGGAAACCTCTTTCTTTGTGCTTGGATTTTTGTGGGCATTATCTTAACAGGTAATTAATCAGAAATGTAAGTAATGAGTTctctttaatgtaaaaatgtggAAGCTTTTTTGAGATAGTGAATTTCTGGGTAGTTTTTAGATGTCTCAGACATCTGGGATTTAAATATGTGGCTTTCTGTCTGGACTGACAAAAGTTATAAATGCAGGCAGGGTTTGattgaaagggtttttttgctttgtttttcacttcAAATAATTGCTGTGTGCACACCCTTTGTTTAAAGGATAATATTGCTGATATATGGACAGCCATCTGTCGCCATGTCTTGAATTCGAGGCAGATGTCTGTCTCCAGAGTAGGAtaataaatgtaaacaaatacataaatggAGACAGTTTGCAGTTTTCCAAATGCAAGAAACTGCTGATGTGTTCCTGAACTGTACCTGTGACTTACGCTGATACTTACAAATGTACTGAAAGTGCTAAAATAAGCTTTGCTTTATGCACTCATggtttaaaagcttttattgtaGTTTTCTGCGTGTGCTTTGTGAGGAGCGAGTTCAAATTGTCAGTAAGTTCAAATTGTGAAAGACCGAACACAGGTATTTTAATATGTGCTGAAAGCAGCTTCCATGTGCTTGCACTGTGTGTTTCCCTTGAAATGCATGTCATTGCAAAGTTGTGAACCagctttctttttacatttttgtttcagcctTAATAAAATCAGAATTGCGAAGACACAATGTGAATTCAGGGATTATGAATTTGGATGTTAAAGCTGTAAGTGCTGACTCTCTTACCATGATTGTGTTACTGTACTTGAATGCTTGGCTTCTATTGGCATAATAATATTAACAGCAAAAGACAATTGACCAAATCTTATGATTGTTTCCATGCTGTTTTGGAACAACAGAACCACATGGGATGGTACCCTCAGGTATCTGTTTCTCCCCTTAGCTCCcatgaaaaaaactaaaagaCTTCTGCTCTCAgattttcttgaattttaagTGGCTAATATTAATCTCTGCTTTTACTGCTTGAATCttgctttttcatatttgcagGTAGCATTGTAAATTGTAAAGCCTTTTTGTGTATTGGGTTAGGAGGCTGTGCTATAGAtgacatattttatttaaaatacctgaaGTCCTTTTAGGTGAAGTCAGTGTCTGGTGAACAGAAGTCATGCTGCAGTTTCTATCCTGTGTACATGAAGAGCTGGGTCTCCTCTTCTGCTGAGCACCCTCTCAATTTAAACAGTGAGCGCAGCATTTTCAGCTGTTCAGGCGGTTCCAAGACTgtttcagcagcttttccaaatTGTCACCGTTACCTGTAGAAATAAGGCTGTcagtggaaacattttttcagtgctgtgggttttttgatcATTTGGATTAAGATAATGAAACTGCTTTTTGGAGTTGGGTATTGCAAGATCCTCTGTCAGGCTTCTTTTTATGTGTAGGTGTCTTGCTTTTGATCATCTGTGATCAAGTGCACACTGTTACTGTCTGCATAACGTTCAGAAACTTCCAAGTTGGTGCTATATGAGCTAACTTGAACCTGAAACCTCTGCAGCTGGGCGTCCTGTAGCTTTACCAGCCTGGGTCGGGGCTGTCTTGGGGATGTACATGCTGACTATAGGCAGTGGCCCATGACTTATTAGCCAGGGTGTAACAGAAGCCGGGAGTCCTTGCCCTGTTATTACCATAAATAGAGAGCTGCCTGTGTTAATAAGGTACAACAGCACTTTGATACCAAACCTTGATCAGCAAGATTCTGCTGTGTTTAAAtgtattgaagaaaaaaacctgaaagttaTTCTCTAGATGATAAATATCTATATGCAGTAAATACATACTTTAGAGTTACACTAAGAAACTCAattctgtagggtttttttgttgggtttttttgtttggtttttttttcattacagaaggTAAAGGAAAATAAGGCTTTCTATAAATGCCTGATTTTGCTAATTAATTATTAGGTTAGACTCCAATAGTGTATGCAATTACCCAGGAATACTGAGGTTGAGAATAGCTTCTGTTGAATAACAGCTTAATTCccgggttttttttccccctctccaggTACCAGTTGACAGTCCTGTAGAACCTGAAAGTACTACATTAAAAATTCAGTCAGCTTTATAAAGCTGAAAGAAGGTGACTTGGAAACGCACAAGCTTGGTTGGATACTGAACAACATCAATTAGCGTAATCACTGGATT
This genomic interval from Falco cherrug isolate bFalChe1 chromosome 13, bFalChe1.pri, whole genome shotgun sequence contains the following:
- the FLVCR1 gene encoding LOW QUALITY PROTEIN: feline leukemia virus subgroup C receptor-related protein 1 (The sequence of the model RefSeq protein was modified relative to this genomic sequence to represent the inferred CDS: deleted 1 base in 1 codon); the protein is MVEEGGEEEAEGESAEMPAAAAVPALQRCNGFLPGKEAAGERAAEAEAMLAAGGPPETRLSRRRLAVLAVFSCYSLVNAFQWIQYSILSNVFAGFYGVSFTQIDWLSMVYMVAYVPLILPATWLLDARGLRLTALLGAGLNGLGAWLKCASLAPGRYPLTLAAQAVCAVAQVFILGLPSRIASVWFGPTEVSTACAVAVLGNQLGTAIGFLLPPVLVPNTPDDIDLMAHNISIMFYGTAIVSTLLFFLTGVVFEEKPKYPPSHSQAVLQTMPPEDYSYKQSIINLFKNAPFVLLLISYGIMTGAFYSVSTLLNQMIVTHYEGEEVNAGRIGLTLVVAGMVGSIICGLWLDYTKTYKQTTLIVYILSFIGLLVFTFTLDLGYLIVVFVTGGVLGFFMTGYLPLGFEFAVEITYPESEGTSSGLLNASAQIFGIVFTLVQGKLTTDYSPRAGNLFLCAWIFVGIILTALIKSELRRHNVNSGIMNLDVKAVPVDSPVEPESTTLKIQSAL